Proteins encoded in a region of the Nicotiana tomentosiformis chromosome 9, ASM39032v3, whole genome shotgun sequence genome:
- the LOC104116926 gene encoding deacetoxyvindoline 4-hydroxylase-like, with product MSSTEESQAELTIDYDRLNDLKAFDDTKAGVKGLVDAGIVEIPRIFIRPCDELAEELNLCKSTLKVPVVDLSGIEVEDRRKKVVDEIREASEKWGFFQLINHGIPSSVLEGMIDGTRKFHEQDVELKKEYYSRDRTTRRVRYETDLHLYNSKTANWRDTLNISMIVTGHIEPEEIPTACREAFLEFMNHVRKLGETLLSLLSEALGLKPDHLNAMECAKGQTLVCHYYPACPQPELTIGTDKHTDPDFLTILLQDQSGGLQVVHNNQWGDVEPIEQGLVVNIGDFLQILSNDKFVSVNHRVLANQIGPRISVACFFTGVFTPPKMYGPIKELITDEKPAVYKEFLVIDYITEFFSRPLNKSGLDLLRL from the exons atgTCCAGCACTGAAGAGTCTCAAGCTGAACTGACAATAGATTATGATCGATTGAACGATTTAAAGGCTTTCGATGATACAAAAGCTGGCGTTAAGGGACTAGTTGATGCTGGAATTGTGGAAATTCCAAGAATTTTTATTAGGCCATGTGATGAACTTGCTGAGGAGTTGAATTTGTGCAAATCAACTCTAAAAGTTCCAGTGGTGGATCTCAGTGGTATAGAAGTCGAAGATCGACGTAAAAAAGTTGTTGATGAAATAAGGGAAGCGTCAGAGAAGTGGGGATTTTTCCAACTGATAAATCATGGTATTCCTTCGAGTGTTTTGGAAGGAATGATTGATGGGACTCGTAAATTTCATGAACAAGATGTTGAACTAAAGAAAGAGTACTATTCGCGTGATCGAACAACAAGAAGAGTTAGATATGAGACTGATCTTCATCTATACAATTCAAAGACAGCAAACTGGAGGGATACATTGAACATTTCTATGATAGTTACTGGTCATATTGAACCTGAAGAAATACCGACAGCTTGCAG GGAAGCATTCCTTGAGTTCATGAATCATGTCAGAAAACTAGGAGAAACTCTTCTTAGCTTACTATCAGAAGCTCTTGGGCTAAAACCGGACCACTTAAATGCCATGGAATGTGCCAAGGGACAAACATTGGTATGCCATTACTACCCGGCATGCCCACAGCCGGAGCTAACTATTGGTACCGATAAACACACAGATCCTGATTTTCTTACCATTCTGCTTCAAGATCAAAGCGGTGGCCTTCAAGTCGTGCATAATAACCAGTGGGGCGATGTTGAACCGATTGAACAAGGTTTGGTTGTTAATATTGGTGACTTTCTTCAG ATACTATCAAATGACAAGTTTGTAAGTGTGAATCATAGAGTTTTAGCAAATCAGATAGGACCAAGGATTTCAGTGGCGTGCTTCTTCACTGGTGTTTTTACACCTCCAAAGATGTATGGTCCAATCAAAGAGCTTATAACCGACGAAAAACCTGCAGTATATAAAGAATTTCTTGTAATTGATTACATCACTGAGTTTTTCTCCAGGCCACTAAATAAGTCTGGTCTTGATCTTTTAAGACTGTGA
- the LOC138898419 gene encoding uncharacterized protein, whose product MDRFAAEKEVARAQLSSTENQLQSMKEKSSAQVRRIEELEARLAYELATAKSDAQKAKADADAFVAVYRADAEVAQVQAREAAETTDTRAYWAAELTKCRSRRETLEEIHARGFDLTGEIKRAKELEADAEALASDDDDDDDDDDGSKSGSGREEEPE is encoded by the coding sequence ATGGATCGCTTCGCTGCAGAGAAAGAGGTCGCTCGAGCCCAACTGTCATCGACCGAGAATcaacttcaaagtatgaaggaaAAAAGCTCTGCTCAagtaagaagaatagaggagctcgaggctcggttggcctatGAACTTGCTACGGCCAAATCTGATGCccaaaaggcaaaggccgatgcggatgcattcgtggccgtttatcgggctgatgccgaagtagctcaggtacaagcaagagaggcagccgagaccaccGACACTCGAGCATATTGGGCTGCTGAACTcactaagtgccgatctcggagggagaccctcgaggagatccatgctcgaggttttgacctcaCTGGAGAAATAAAAAGGGCTAAggagctcgaagccgatgctgaagccttggcttccgatgatgacgatgacgatgatgacgatgatgggagcaagagcggatccgggAGAGAGGAGGAACCCGAGTGA
- the LOC104116925 gene encoding 1-aminocyclopropane-1-carboxylate oxidase homolog 1-like, producing MSSLLTLTNLSVKKSLVFFKLRTIMSCAEEFQAELTMDYDRSKEIKAFDDTKAGVKGLVDSGILNIPRMFIRPTQELVEELNQCKSTLKIPVVDLSGIEVEDRRKKIVDEIREASEKWGFFQLINHGVPSSVLEGMIDGIRKFHEQDVELKKEYYSRDRITRRVRYESNFDLYQSKTANWRDTLNFSRLVCGHIEPEQIPAICRKTSLEYINHVIKLGETLFDLLSEALGLKPDHLKAMECANGQALACHYYPTCPQPELTLGADKHTDPAFLTILLQDQSGGFQVMHNNQWVDVEPIERGLVVNIGDLLQILSNDKFISVNHRVVANEVGPRMSVACFFTGVFEPPKMYGPVKELISEENPPLYTEFTVSDYISKFFSRPLDTSGLDLFRL from the exons ATGAGCAGCCTGTTGACCTTAACTAACTTATCTGTTAAGAAAAGTTTAGTTTTCTTTAAACTAAGAACAATTATGTCCTGCGCTGAAGAATTTCAAGCTGAATTGACAATGGATTATGATAGATCTAAGGAGATAAAGGCTTTTGATGATACAAAAGCTGGTGTTAAAGGACTAGTTGATTCTGGAATTTTGAACATACCAAGAATGTTCATTAGGCCAACTCAAGAACTTGTTGAAGAGTTGAATCAGTGTAAGTCAACTCTAAAGATTCCAGTGGTAGATCTCAGTGGCATAGAAGTTGAAGATCGACGTAAGAAGATTGTTGATGAAATAAGAGAAGCATCAGAAAAATGGGGATTTTTCCAACTGATAAATCATGGTGTTCCTTCAAGTGTTTTGGAAGGAATGATTGATGGGATTCGTAAATTTCATGAACAAGATGTTGAGTTAAAGAAAGAGTACTATTCGCGTGATCGAATAACAAGAAGAGTTAGATATGAGAGCAATTTTGATTTGTATCAATCAAAGACTGCAAACTGGAGGGATACGTTGAACTTTTCAAGGCTAGTTTGTGGTCACATTGAACCTGAACAAATACCAGCAATTTGCAG GAAAACATCTCTTGAGTACATAAATCATGTCATAAAACTAGGGGAAACTCTTTTTGACTTACTGTCAGAAGCTCTTGGGCTAAAACCAGACCACTTGAAAGCCATGGAATGTGCCAATGGACAAGCATTGGCATGTCATTACTACCCAACATGCCCACAACCAGAGCTAACTCTTGGCGCCGATAAGCATACAGATCCTGCTTTCCTCACCATTCTGCTTCAAGATCAAAGTGGTGGCTTTCAAGTCATGCATAATAACCAATGGGTTGATGTTGAACCGATTGAACGAGGTTTGGTTGTTAATATTGGTGACCTTCTTCAG ATACTATCAAATGACAAGTTTATAAGTGTGAATCATAGAGTTGTAGCGAATGAGGTAGGACCAAGAATGTCAGTGGCATGCTTCTTCACTGGTGTTTTTGAACCTCCAAAGATGTATGGCCCAGTCAAAGAGCTCATATCAGAAGAAAATCCCCCTCTTTATACAGAATTTACAGTAAGCGATTACATCAGTAAGTTTTTCTCGAGACCACTTGATACGTCTGGTCTTGACCTGTTCAGACTCTAA
- the LOC104116924 gene encoding alkane hydroxylase MAH1-like — MGILEYSLTLVIIYIVLILYLTYSIQLIYLRGITWSKKPVTPTNWPLIGMLPGLLRNTHRLHEFVTEILIENEGIFEFKGPVFSNLNMLFSSDPANLHHMLSKNFNNYPKGSEYKKMFDIMGDGIFNVDNELWEVQRKITISIMSHPKFLSCLERNVWDKVVKGLQPVLDNFAKQGSCFDLQDIFQRFTFDTISKLLLDHDPGSLSIDLPTDSLFKNAFQDAGDAILYRHIMPESCWKLQKWLRVGKEKKLSQAWKAFDQLIYSCISRKQEEMLRRSGFIEEEDEDFDFLTACMKAYNSLFMKNIVDTDLENNNAKKFLRDTCMNLMFAGKDTTSSALTWFFWLLAKNPSVQTTIRDEIQEILQLKEDENLRFFNVQESRELVYLHGALCESLRLFPPIPLEHKIATETDILPSGHHLCPGKRVILSFYTMGRMETLWGNDCLDFKPERWISGGRGKIKHEPSFKFPVFNAGPRTCLGKDISFFQMKMVAATIIFNYQVQLVEGQHLDFPSASILLQLKMKHGLKVRLIQRSSL; from the coding sequence ATGGGTATCCTTGAATACTCACTTACACTTGTCATTATATATATAGTACTGATCTTGTATTTAACTTATTCTATACAATTAATCTATCTTAGAGGTATTACATGGTCCAAAAAACCAGTCACACCAACAAATTGGCCTCTCATAGGAATGTTACCAGGGCTTCTTCGGAATACTCATCGTCTCCATGAATTTGTTACAGAGATCCTTATCGAAAATGAAGGAATTTTTGAGTTCAAAGGGCCTGTTTTCTCCAACTTAAACATGTTGTTCAGCAGCGATCCGGCTAACCTCCACCATATGCTAAGTAAAAACTTCAACAACTATCCTAAAGGTTCCGAATATAAGAAAATGTTTGACATTATGGGAGATGGAATTTTCAATGTGGATAACGAATTATGGGAAGTTCAGAGGAAGATCACTATTTCCATAATGAGCCATCCCAAGTTCCTTAGTTGCCTAGAGAGGAATGTGTGGGACAAGGTTGTAAAAGGACTGCAACCAGTTCTTGACAATTTCGCTAAACAAGGATCCTGTTTTGATTTGCAAGATATTTTTCAGAGATTCACTTTTGATACTATCAGCAAATTGTTACTTGACCATGATCCAGGTAGCTTGTCCATTGATTTACCTACTGATTCTCTATTTAAAAATGCATTCCAGGACGCCGGGGATGCCATTCTGTACAGACATATAATGCCTGAAAGCTGTTGGAAATTGCAAAAATGGCTCCGCGTTGGTAAAGAGAAAAAGCTAAGTCAAGCTTGGAAGGCTTTTGATCAGCTCATATATTCTTGTATTTCAAGAAAGCAAGAAGAGATGCTAAGAAGATCAGGTTTTATCGAAGAAGAAGATGAGGATTTCGACTTCCTGACTGCCTGTATGAAAGCATACAACAGTCTTTTTATGAAGAATATTGTTGATACAGATTTGGAAAATAATAATGCAAAAAAATTTCTCAGGGATACTTGCATGAATTTGATGTTTGCTGGGAAAGACACCACAAGTTCAGCTCTCACTTGGTTTTTCTGGCTCCTTGCTAAAAATCCCTCGGTACAAACAACAATCAGGGATGAGATTCAAGAAATATTGCAGCTCAAAGAAGATGAAAATCTTAGGTTTTTCAACGTACAAGAATCGCGTGAACTGGTTTATCTACATGGTGCATTGTGTGAATCTCTTAGGTTGTTCCCACCAATTCCTTTGGAGCACAAAATTGCAACTGAAACTGACATCCTTCCTAGTGGTCATCATCTGTGTCCTGGCAAAAGAGTGATACTATCATTTTATACAATGGGAAGGATGGAAACACTATGGGGAAATGATTGCTTGGATTTCAAGCCTGAGAGGTGGATTTCTGGTGGCCGAGGAAAGATCAAACACGAGCCATCGTTCAAATTTCCAGTGTTTAATGCTGGTCCAAGGACTTGTTTAGGAAAGGACATCTCATTTTTTCAGATGAAAATGGTTGCAGCTACCATTATATTCAACTACCAAGTCCAACTAGTGGAAGGTCAACATCTCGATTTTCCAAGTGCTTCTATTCTCCTTCAACTTAAAATGAAACATGGTTTGAAGGTCAGGCTCATTCAAAGAAGCAGCCTGTGA